From Schizosaccharomyces pombe strain 972h- genome assembly, chromosome: II, the proteins below share one genomic window:
- the arf1 gene encoding ADP-ribosylation factor-like protein Arf1, whose protein sequence is MGLSISKLFQSLFGKREMRILMVGLDAAGKTTILYKLKLGEIVTTIPTIGFNVETVEYRNISFTVWDVGGQDKIRPLWRHYFQNTQGIIFVVDSNDRERISEAHEELQRMLNEDELRDALLLVFANKQDLPNAMNAAEITDKLGLHSLRHRQWYIQATCATSGDGLYEGLEWLSTNLKNQ, encoded by the exons ATGGGTTTGAGTATTAGCAAATTGTTCCAAAGCCTCTTTGGCAAGAGGGAG ATGCGTATTCTCATGGTTGGTCTTGATGCTGCTGGTAAAACTACGATTTTATATAAGCTCAAGCTTGGCGAAATTGTCACCACAATTCCTACCATTGGTTTCAACGTTGAAACTGTTGAGTATCGCAATATCTCTTTCACTGTATGGGATGTTGGTGGACAAGACAAGATTCGTCCCTTGTGGAGACACTATTTCCAAAACACGCAAGGTATTATCTTCGTTGTTGATTCTAATGATCGTGAACGTATTTCCGAAGCCCATGAGGAGTTACAACGTATGCTCAATGAAGATGAGCTTCGTGACGCGCTTTTGTTGGTCTTTGCCAACAAACAAGATTTGCCTAATGCTATGAATGCCGCTGAGATCACTGATAAGCTAGGACTTCATTCTCTTCGTCATCGTCAATGGTACATTCAAGCCACTTGTGCCACTAGCGGCGACGGTCTTTATGAAGGTCTTGAATGGCTTTCTACCAATCTTAAGAATCagtaa
- the xpa1 gene encoding X-Pro dipeptidase, protein MVSFESSFERGTDFLNRNFKKCLFACISIFIFALLALSFLSLLQPDTVQRLYQCAVPSMIYVPPMINEAISIQHEEFNNRRRRLSAALREDKLDALIMEPTVSMDYFANITTGSWGLSERPFLGIIFSDDEPYPGDVASRIYFLVPKFELPRAKELVGKNIDAKYITWDEDENPYQVLYDRLGPLKLMIDGTVRNFIAQGLQYAGFTTFGVSPRVASLREIKSPAEVDIMSRVNIATVAAIRSVQPCIKPGITEKELAEVINMLFVYGGLPVQESPIVLFGERAAMPHGGPSNRRLKKSEFVLMDVGTTLFGYHSDCTRTVLPHGQKMTERMEKLWNLVYDAQTAGIQMLSHLSNTSCAEVDLAARKVIKDAGYGEYFIHRLGHGLGLEEHEQTYLNPANKGTPVQKGNVFTVEPGIYIPDEIGIRIEDAVLASDVPILLTNFRAKSPYEP, encoded by the coding sequence ATGGTTTCTTTTGAATCAAGTTTTGAACGAGGTACcgattttttgaatagaaattttaagaaatgTCTCTTCGCATGCATTTCCATCTTCATTTTTGCGCTTTTAGCATTATCATTCCTATCACTGTTACAACCAGATACAGTGCAAAGGCTTTACCAATGCGCTGTTCCCTCAATGATTTATGTTCCACCGATGATTAATGAAGCAATTTCAATACAACATGAAGAATTCAACAATCGTAGGCGGAGACTTTCGGCTGCACTTCGTGAAGATAAGTTGGATGCTCTAATTATGGAGCCTACAGTTTCAATGGattattttgcaaatatcACTACTGGCTCCTGGGGTCTTTCTGAGCGACCTTTTTTGggaataatattttcagaCGATGAACCCTATCCAGGAGACGTGGCATCAAGAATATATTTTCTAGTACCTAAGTTTGAGCTACCACGTGCTAAAGAATTGGTTGGCAAAAACATTGATGCGAAATACATCACTTGGGATGAAGACGAAAACCCTTATCAAGTTTTATATGACCGGTTAGGACCTTTGAAGTTAATGATAGATGGTACTGTGCGAAATTTCATTGCACAAGGTTTACAGTATGCTGGATTTACCACATTTGGGGTGTCCCCCCGTGTTGCGAGTTTACGGGAAATAAAAAGTCCAGCTGAGGTAGATATTATGTCAAGGGTCAATATTGCAACTGTGGCAGCTATACGATCTGTCCAACCGTGTATTAAACCTGGTATTACGGAGAAAGAGTTGGCGGAAGTGATTAACatgctttttgtttacggTGGATTGCCTGTGCAAGAGTCACCGATAGTTTTGTTCGGTGAAAGAGCAGCAATGCCACATGGAGGTCCATCGAATCGtcgattgaaaaaaagcgAATTTGTCTTGATGGATGTTGGTACTACTTTGTTTGGCTATCATAGCGATTGCACCCGAACTGTACTTCCCCATGGCCAAAAGATGACTGAGAGGATGGAGAAGCTTTGGAATTTGGTTTACGATGCCCAGACGGCCGGCATCCAGATGCTTTCCCATTTATCGAACACAAGTTGTGCAGAAGTTGACCTAGCAGCCAGAAAAGTAATTAAAGATGCTGGTTATGGCGAGTATTTTATACACAGATTGGGACACGGGTTAGGATTAGAAGAGCATGAACAAACTTACCTTAATCCTGCCAATAAAGGTACGCCTGTACAAAAGGGAAATGTGTTTACTGTTGAGCCTGGAATTTACATACCTGACGAAATTGGAATTCGTATTGAAGATGCTGTTTTAGCATCTGATGTTCCTATTCTATTAACAAACTTTAGGGCAAAAAGTCCCTACGAGCCTTAA
- a CDS encoding seven transmembrane receptor-like protein, whose translation MKLLISLLWSIFFSIVYSEKTLLNFKHYELCNGIYSKSESGGSLNPAIYVNWTEPWGQEDEVEVLIFNWKEIRKLGAFRSDDQFTYICDYDAVYTDHLCEADQLGLYLWNSTSAKSIRSYIIPTNADPQNIIYEISQSGYYCIWSHSKKMLPYQALVNWQNAYGGLPASQFPRMPISGGITIAYSVILALWMFFRFQYKHSIVTVQKAIMFLLIFSCAQQAVTSIVLDTENLRNRGNFTWLGETLVSILFACQLVLDLALLLILSWGYTRYSTNMRDRLFTEAKIPLIICFFALFVVRFFAITIQSIHLGLWFCFFFLTACISALYILFGAFVALPSTLRALVEQRYYTLHSIYKIFRIMVLCGVVTIFSFSLVALIFCSNTNNNSTNKLWKIRWYFLDGWIDGVHLTYLITLSSLWRPSQENPDLDPTGLSYPVLDPRLEEELDLLEEDIRADKSK comes from the exons ATGAAATTACTGATATCTCTTCTATGGAGTATATTCTTTTCCATAGTTTATTcagaaaaaacattactG AATTTCAAGCATTATGAATTGTGCAATGGCATTTACTCGAAATCGGAATCTGGAGGGTCTTTAAATCCAGCAATTTATG TGAATTGGACTGAACCATGGGGTCAAGAAGATGAAGTTGAGGTTTTGATATTCAATTGGAAAGAAATCCGCAAGTTAGGTGCATTCCGTTCTGATGATCAATTCACTTACATTTGCGATTACGATGCGGTATACACGGATCACCTATGTGAAGCCGATCAACTGGGACTATATTTGTGGAACTCAACGTCAGCAAAATCCATTCGTTCTTATATAATTCCGACAAATGCTGACCCTCAAAACATTATATATGAAATCTCTCAGTCAGGTTATTATTGCATTTGGTCTCAttcgaaaaaaatgttacCTTATCAAGCTCTTGTCAATTGGCAAAATGCGTATGGTGGGCTTCCCGCTTCTCAATTCCCTAGAATGCCTATATCTGGTGGAATCACAATCGCTTATAGTGTAATTCTTGCACTTTGGATGTTTTTCCGATTTCAATATAAACATTCGATTGTTACCGTTCAAAAGGCAATTATGTTCTTGCTAATCTTTTCGTGTGCTCAACAGGCTGTCACTTCTATTGTGTTGGATACAGAAAATTTGAGAAATCGGGGGAACTTCACATGGTTAGGAGAGACTCTGGTGTCAATTTTGTTTGCGTGTCAGTTAGTCTTGGACCTTGCGTTATTATTAATACTCTCTTGGGGATATACCCGTTATTCAACTAACATGCGTGATCGACTATTTACTGAAGcaaaaattcctttaataatttgtttCTTCGCTCTTTTTGTAGTTCGCTTCTTTGCAATTACCATTCAATCTATTCACCTCGGCCTTTggttttgctttttcttcctcaCCGCTTGTATTTCAGCGCTATATATCTTGTTTGGTGCCTTTGTTGCGTTACCTTCAACTCTTCGCGCGTTGGTTGAACAACGGTACTATACGTTGCATAGCATCTATAAAATTTTCCGAATAATGGTATTGTGTGGTGTTGTTACcattttctcattttctCTAGTTGCATTGATATTTTGCTCAAACACTAATAATAACTCAACAAACAAACTCTGGAAAATACGCTGGTATTTCTTAGATGGATGGATTGATGGTGTGCATTTGACTTACTTAATTACATTATCTTCTTTATGGCGACCATCTCAGGAAAACCCCGATTTAGATCCTACAGGCCTTAGTTATCCGGTTTTAGATCCTCGTTTGGAAGAAGAGTTAGATTTATTAGAGGAAGATATCAGGGCGgataaatcaaaatag
- the fbh1 gene encoding DNA helicase I, ubiquitin ligase F-box adaptor Fbh1 → MSAQHLHSCKFYRLPLEIIPLICRFLSVQDIQSFIRVFPSFQTILDSSNDLFWKKKNYELRIRRNRLLRGSYAAGVSSSAMNGFVNGTQISSTPAEREYYSKSDEIKNICGLPPGPMKVEQIGHAIDHLVSETHTVDHLGSSIKASFFHIDDVPLEWISSICMQVQSFFSPAAREAISSLKSRTTTSNLLLSLFVGILFEDDLWYFFNTLYMLSSTSAIEFAYFLDSIFTVVRTDYEHYRDPLSQTLITSCTRIHNIVAVIESPYDEPNTKGLTSEQKMIVECQLNPGEVLKVKAFAGTGKTKALLEFAKSRPKDKILYVAFNKAAKEDAELRFPFNVKCSTMHGLAYGAILAQADLPQAKLERQLSNSTIASLLSLQVAFPKANRKNNPGTPSASLVASHIMFTLNRFMHSTDWQLGFRHISKRSLEVTKLSKEKLLAYTKKLWSLIVNFEYTHAPLIPDAYMKLLHLYEFPNIFSKYDYILFDEAQDFTPCMVDLIYRQKHARIVIVGDAHQCIYGFRGANACAFNENLYPSTKQLCLTKSFRFGNSVAKYANFLLSLKGENVKLKGVQNDHAYWSSASNPNNVSGAFRFFPHTIIFRTNKELILQSIRLSVSLPKEIPIAILGSMRKKAFQLLRSGSELAHGQRPSHPKLKDFSSWGEFEVHVKNSAEEDAELALVYDMADELFSESFLSRLDNCEKRLMDSKDDGDNGIILATAHQSKGLEWDNVQLGNDFRPKFDSVSFSRIGSSRYLQEEINILYVALTRAKKRLILNDTITKLYALECGLVRFAGGILTEDQLQPGKVALFVDWQIDKFSFFYETPAEGYNLLVEANEKSVWDIFFGVLSGAWQNYIANTSERLKRSMLFIENQLFAVHDQ, encoded by the exons ATGAGTGCTCAACATTTACATAGCTGCAAATTTTATAGACTGCCACTTGAAATTATCCCATTGATCTGCAGGTTTCTTTCTGTTCAGGATATCCAAAGTTTCATACGTGTATTCCCATCCTTTCAAACTATTTTAGACTCTTCTAATGAccttttttggaaaaagaaaaattatgagTTACGAATTCGTCGAAATCGATTGCTTCGTGGTTCTTATGCTGCTGGTGTTTCGAGCTCAGCGATGAATGGATTTGTCAATGGCACCCAAATTTCATCCACACCAGCTGAGAGAGAATACTATAGTAAATCagatgaaataaaaaatatttgtgGGCTTCCCCCGGGTCCTATGAAAGTGGAACAAATTGGACATGCTATTGACCATCTTGTCAGTGAGACTCATACAGTTGATCATCTTGGAAGTTCTATTAAagcatctttttttcacaTAGATGATGTTCCTTTAGAATGGATAAGCTCAATATGCATGCAGGTTCAAAGCTTTTTCTCCCCTGCAGCTCGAGAAGCTATATCTTCTCTAAAAAGTAGGACTACTACTAGCAATCTGCTTTTAAGTTTGTTCGTAGGGATACTATTTGAAGATGATTTGTggtattttttcaatacgCTTTATATGCTATCTTCAACGTCCGCTATAGAATTTGCTTATTTTCTGGACTCTATCTTTACTGTAGTCCGCACAGATTATGAACATTATCGTGACCCACTTTCACAAACACTAATTACTTCGTGTACTAGGATTCACAACATTGTAGCTGTCATTGAATCCCCTTATGATGAACCTAACACTAAGGGCCTTACCTctgaacaaaaaatgattgtTGAATGTCAATTAAACCCAGGAGAGGTTCTAAAAGTTAAAGCATTCGCTGGTACTGGCAAAACCAAAGCATTATTGGAATTTGCCAAGTCTCGTccaaaagataaaattttatatgttGCTTTTAACAAGGCCGCAAAAGAAGACGCAGAATTACGATTTCCATTTAATGTCAAATGCTCCACCATGCATGGTCTTGCTTATGGTGCTATACTTGCACAGGCCGATTTGCCGCAAGCTAAACTTGAGCGGCAATTATCAAATTCTACTATAGCTTCACTTTTGTCTTTGCAAGTTGCATTTCCAAAGGCAAATCGGAAAAATAATCCGGGTACACCATCCGCTAGCTTGGTAGCTTCTCATATCATGTTTACATTAAATAGGTTCATGCACTCCACTGACTGGCAGCTTGGTTTTCGTCATATAAGTAAAAGAAGCCTGGAAGTTACAAAACTCTCTAAAGAGAAGCTTTTGGcttatacaaaaaaattgtggTCTCTTATTGTAAACTTTGAATATACCCATGCTCCTCTCATACCTGATGCATATATGAAATTATTACATTTGTATGAATTCcctaatattttttcaaaatatgaCTACATTCTTTTTGACGAGGCTCAAGATTTTACTCCGTGTATGGTCGACCTTATTTATCGTCAGAAACACGCCCGAATTGTCATCGTTGGGGATGCACACCAATGCATTTATGGTTTTCGTGGTGCAAATGCATGTGCTTTCAATGAAAATTTGTACCCTTCCACAAAGCAACTGTGCCTTACTAAGAGTTTCCGGTTTGGAAACTCTGTTGCAAAatatgcaaattttttgctttcattAAAGGGAGAGAACGTTAAGCTTAAAGGGGTACAAAATGACCATGCGTATTGGTCTTCAGCAAGTAATCCCAACAATGTTAGTGGAGCGTTTCGATTTTTTCCTCATACGATTATTTTTCGCACTAATAAAG AATTAATCCTACAATCGATTCGGCTATCAGTGTCATTACCTAAGGAGATACCCATTGCTATTCTTGGCTCAATGAGGAAAAAAGCATTCCAACTTTTGCGAAGTGGTTCAGAACTAGCGCATGGGCAGCGCCCTTCGCACCCAAAGTTAAAAGACTTTTCCTCTTGGGGAGAATTTGAAGTGCACGTAAAAAACTCAGCCGAAGAAGATGCCGAATTGGCTTTAGTATATGATATGGCCGACGAATTATTTAGTGAAAGCTTTCTGAGCCGATTGGACAATTgtgaaaaaagattgatGGACTCTAAAGACGATGGTGACAACGGTATTATTTTGGCAACAGCACATCAATCTAAGGGTCTTGAATGGGATAATGTTCAATTGGGTAATGATTTTCGACCAAAATTTGATAgtgtttctttttcacgAATTGGATCTTCGAGGTACTTGCAAGAGGAAATCAATATCCTTTATGTTGCTCTTACGCGAGCTAAAAAACGCCTTATCCTTAATGACACTATAACCAAATTATACGCATTAGAGTGCGGACTTGTTCGTTTTGCTGGTGGCATTTTAACGGAAGATCAGCTGCAACCTGGAAAAGTTGCTCTTTTTGTCGACTGGCAGATTGACAAgtttagctttttttatgaaaccCCTGCTGAAGGATACAATCTTTTGGTCGAAGCAAATGAGAAATCAGTATGggatatattttttggagtTCTTTCAGGCGCTTGGCAGAACTATATTGCGAATACATCTGAACGGCTTAAAAGATCGATGctatttattgaaaatcaattgtttGCTGTACATGATCAGTAG
- the cdh1 gene encoding SSU rRNA dimethylase — translation MGKIRVRNNNAASDAEVRNTVFKFNKDFGQHILKNPLVAQGIVDKADLKQSDTVLEVGPGTGNLTVRMLEKARKVIAVEMDPRMAAEITKRVQGTPKEKKLQVVLGDVIKTDLPYFDVCVSNTPYQISSPLVFKLLQQRPAPRAAILMFQREFALRLVARPGDPLYCRLSANVQMWAHVKHIMKVGKNNFRPPPLVESSVVRIEPKNPPPPLAFEEWDGLLRIVFLRKNKTIGACFKTSSIIEMVENNYRTWCSQNERMVEEDFDVKSLIDGVLQQCNLQDARASKCGQTEFLSLLHAFHQVGVHFA, via the exons ATGGGAAAGATTCGGGTTAGGAATAACAATGCAGCTTCTGATGCAGAAGTGAGGAATAcagttttcaaattcaacaaaGATTTTGGCCAGCATATCCTTAAAAACCCACTGGTTGCTCAGGGAATTGTGGATAAG GCTGATTTGAAGCAATCCGATACTGTTTTGGAAGTAGGACCAGGTACTGGTAACTTGACAGTAAGGATGCTTGAGAAGGCGCGTAAAGTAATTGCTGTTGAAATGGACCCCCGAATGGCTGCAGAAATCACCAAGCGTGTGCAAGGGACAccaaaggaaaagaaattgcaGGTGGTACTTGGTGATGTGATTAAGACCGACCTTCCTTACTTTGATGTATGCGTGTCTAATACGCCTTATCAAATTTCCTCACCATTggtatttaaattattacaGCAGAGACCGGCTCCTCGTGCGGCAATTCTTATGTTCCAGAGAGAATTTGCTTTACGCTTGGTTGCAAGGCCTGGTGACCCTTTGTACTGTCGATTATCCGCCAATGTGCAAATGTGGGCTCACGTCAAGCATATCATGAAAGTTGGAAAGAATAACTTTCGACCACCACCTTTGGTTGAATCAAGTGTTGTTCGGATAGAACCAAAAAATCCACCCCCTCCATTGGCTTTTGAGGAATGGGATGGTCTGTTACGGATTGTGTTTttaaggaaaaataaaaccatTGGTGCTTGCTTTAAAACCTCTTCAATTATCGAAATGGTCGAAAATAACTATCGCACGTGGTGTTCGCAAAACGAACGCATGGTTGAGGAAGACTTTGATGTAAAATCTTTGATTGACGGAGTTTTACAACAATGCAATCTTCAAGATGCCCGAGCTTCTAAGTGTGGACAAACAGAGTTTTTGTCTCTGTTGCACGCCTTCCATCAGGTTGGCGTTCATTTTGCTTAA
- the efc25 gene encoding Ras guanine nucleotide exchange factor efc25 → MRRPNLDRLRLKSRQGFETSVSKPSTPSYSTYSLSPTFSDKSVLSPSTMSDSYALSSTYTAGSSYQNGESDYFGSLPTPSSDKSSTSPFPYLKGSFDDRFSSTHSLTRQPSPRSPLTPLKGNTRASPEIRYVSDFTPPSSPFEDMQASVHSLPLSGCSIGPVRTNHSSSLSNSSNSLLQTESSLRPNSSFVNSPFFPLPSSDDLFLNDRVINLFLFYEKFSYLFTHLLSAIKSRDALSIPSLVLSLQEELFNLCQQTGTFYLLQHNLLQNFEFENPIKLHFDKIIPYFSRLTVLTFSNRAFIFPDHTFPRLQQSAEDFLYHLQFFFTLCANNSLYLSRFCYYPSFVPNTPFGGKWTNNGLSAVSSAYRTRLLEPCLPELDKCVWFLLKNCDEFIENFSDFADEEYVFEICSTITSHSEQIFNKLESWDMSIYFDKDLSECEQATNFAVQSYFVTKQRCYDLLTDLVCSSQDLMMEHSNDFSTMPTMIASIAVAFQTLFENVCDFLKVRAALVDEMQELATKEFENKFSNANTAKDDEPARQTNKGTTRISRSSDFTAVSEMSKDTLTLGRNSLQSILMLDNLLTNKVVQSDNNVKGGTLPALVHYLVQNVHLNKDFRHSFLLTYKTFTTPQELFTLLVILFHELPPPGLDATAYSSWEKGDNFVTKKNVCTVMNLWVQKYFFEDLKARNTLYLISEMRTFLRDHVVPSFHIGSVILSEIDNLWTEEPPDSLTQRLLSSPMATFISLNVYAYTPEEFASQMTLLEFDYLKQIPSREWIFRSWVSRDSRSAVRNYINFSNCFTYWIINCILEKKNTKARTAVISFFIQTAYKCLSLQNFSTLMSIVSALNSAPIYRLHAAYKLVKAEDIICLSGLREIVETKKNFSTYRALLRKAELPCVPFLGVILSDLTFIDEGNPDVLDSSPHLLSFNKRHRLADVVADVCRFQSSSYEMQSNTDLQSYILHRCRFVNQDLSYLFDKSLSLEPRSS, encoded by the coding sequence ATGAGAAGACCAAATTTGGATCGTTTACGCCTCAAATCAAGGCAGGGTTTTGAGACTTCTGTTTCCAAACCCAGTACTCCTAGTTATTCTACGTATTCTCTTTCTCCCACATTTTCAGACAAGAGTGTTCTTTCTCCCTCCACTATGTCTGATTCCTACGCTCTTTCCTCTACTTACACAGCCGGTTCCTCTTATCAGAATGGCGAGTCCGATTATTTTGGTTCTTTACCCACTCCTTCCTCTGATAAATCATCGACTTCTCCCTTTCCATATTTGAAGGGCTCCTTCGATGATCGTTTCTCTTCAACCCATTCCCTTACACGACAACCTTCACCTCGTTCACCGTTAACTCCtttaaaaggaaatacCCGAGCTTCTCCAGAAATTCGCTATGTAAGCGATTTCACTCCTCCCTCATCTCCCTTTGAAGACATGCAAGCGTCTGTTCATTCTTTGCCCTTGTCTGGATGTTCGATTGGTCCTGTGCGTACTAACCATTCTTCATCTTTGTCAAATTCATCTAACTCATTACTACAAACCGAGTCCTCCTTGCGACCCAATTCTTCTTTCGTAAATAGTCCTTTTTTCCCCCTTCCTTCTTCTGATGATCTTTTCCTTAATGACAGAGTCATTaatctctttcttttttatgaaaaattctCTTATTTGTTCACTCATTTACTTTCTGCTATAAAATCTAGAGATGCGTTGAGCATTCCATCACTCGTTCTTTCTCTCCAAGAAGAACTCTTCAATCTCTGCCAGCAGACCGGGACTTTTTATCTTCTCCAACACAATCTCTTGCAAAACTTTGAGTTTGAAAACCCCATTAAATTACATTTTGATAAGATAATTCCCTACTTTTCGAGATTAACTGTACTGACCTTCTCGAATCgtgcttttatttttccagACCACACTTTTCCCCGCTTACAGCAAAGCGCTGAGGATTTTCTGTAccatttacaatttttctttactctGTGTGCAAATAATAGTTTATACCTTAGTCGCTTTTGTTACTACCCTTCTTTTGTTCCCAATACTCCTTTCGGGGGCAAATGGACCAACAATGGTTTGTCTGCTGTTTCATCAGCATATCGAACACGCTTGCTTGAGCCTTGCCTACCCGAACTCGACAAGTGCGTATggtttttattgaaaaattgtgatgaatttattgaaaactTCTCTGATTTTGCCGATGAAGAGTATGTCTTTGAAATTTGTTCCACAATTACTAGCCACTCTGAACAAATCTTCAACAAACTTGAAAGTTGGGATATGTCGATATACTTTGATAAAGATTTAAGTGAGTGCGAGCAAGCTACAAACTTTGCAGTCCAATCTTACTTTGTTACAAAGCAACGTTGTTATGATTTATTAACTGATCTGGTTTGTTCATCTCAAGACTTGATGATGGAGCACTCAAACGATTTTTCTACAATGCCTACAATGATTGCTTCCATTGCTGTGGCTTTCCAAactttatttgaaaatgtttgtGATTTTCTTAAAGTACGTGCTGCTCTCGTCGATGAGATGCAGGAATTAGCAACAAAAGAGTTTGAAAACAAGTTTTCAAATGCAAACACAGCAAAAGATGACGAACCGGCTCGTCAAACTAACAAAGGTACTACTAGAATTTCTAGAAGTTCTGATTTTACCGCTGTTAGCGAGATGAGCAAGGATACCTTAACACTTGGCAGAAACTCTTTGCAATCAATTTTGATGCTGGATAATTTGTTAACCAATAAAGTTGTGCAAAGCGATAACAATGTTAAAGGTGGAACTTTACCGGCCCTCGTGCATTACCTTGTCCAGAACGTTCACTTGAACAAAGATTTTCGCCATTCGTTTCTTTTGACTTATAAAACGTTCACTACCCCCCAGGAATTGTTTACGCTTCTTGTCATTCTGTTTCACGAGTTACCGCCACCAGGATTAGATGCTACAGCATATAGTTCTTGGGAAAAGGGAGATAATTTTGTTACCAAGAAGAACGTCTGCACCGTTATGAATTTGTGGGttcaaaaatacttttttgaagatttaaaagCCCGTAACACtctttatttgatttcGGAGATGCGTACCTTTTTACGTGACCATGTTGTTCCATCTTTTCATATTGGCAGTGTAATTTTATCGGAAATTGACAATCTCTGGACTGAAGAGCCTCCAGATTCGTTAACCCAACGCCTATTATCTTCTCCCATGGctacttttatttctttaaacgTATATGCTTATACTCCTGAAGAATTTGCTTCCCAGATGACATTATTGGAGTTTGATTATCTAAAGCAGATTCCTTCGAGGGAATGGATATTTAGAAGCTGGGTTAGTCGCGATTCTCGCAGCGCTGTCCGAAATTATATAAACTTTTCGAATTGTTTCACCTATTGGATAATCAATTGTATtttagagaaaaagaataccAAAGCTCGTACAGCAGTaatatccttttttatACAAACTGCCTACAAGTGCTTGTCCCTCCAAAACTTTTCCACTCTAATGTCTATTGTTTCTGCCTTAAATTCTGCTCCTATTTATCGTTTACATGCAGCGTACAAACTTGTTAAAGCTGAAGACATAATATGTCTGTCTGGTTTACGTGAAATCGTggaaacaaagaaaaatttcagtACTTATCGTGCTTTACTTCGCAAGGCTGAACTTCCTTGCGTACCGTTTTTGGGTGTCATATTAAGTGACTTGACTTTTATCGATGAAGGTAACCCCGATGTTCTTGATTCATCTCCACATCTGTTAAGTTTTAATAAGCGGCATCGACTTGCCGATGTCGTCGCAGATGTGTGCCGATTCCAATCCTCCTCTTACGAAATGCAATCTAATACTGATCTTCAAAGCTATATTTTACATCGGTGTCGCTTTGTTAACCAAGATCTGTcctatttatttgataaatcACTCTCACTTGAACCTCGTTCTTCTTaa